One window of Flavobacteriales bacterium genomic DNA carries:
- the rfbA gene encoding glucose-1-phosphate thymidylyltransferase RfbA — MKGIILAGGSGTRLHPLTLAVSKQLMPVYDKPMIYYPLSTLLAAGVREILIISTPHDLPHFKKLLGDGKNLGCEFAYAEQAVPNGLAQAFVIGRDFIGKDSVALILGDNIFYGAGLGRKLGANTELDGGLVFAYHVSDPERYGVVEFDKDNVAISIEEKPAKPRSNFAVPGLYFYDNSVVEVAAALKPSARGEYEITDVNKEYLKRGKLKVEILDRGTAWLDTGTFASLMQAGQFVQVIEERQGLRIGCIEEVAFKKGWIDAEQLKAVATPLVKSGYGEYLLNLIG; from the coding sequence ATGAAAGGCATCATCCTCGCCGGCGGGTCCGGCACACGACTGCATCCCCTGACGCTCGCGGTGAGCAAACAGCTTATGCCGGTGTACGACAAGCCGATGATCTACTACCCGCTGAGCACCTTGCTGGCGGCGGGGGTCCGCGAGATCCTCATCATCAGCACCCCCCACGATCTGCCGCATTTCAAGAAATTGCTCGGCGACGGAAAAAACCTCGGTTGTGAATTCGCTTACGCTGAACAGGCCGTTCCGAACGGCTTGGCGCAGGCCTTCGTCATCGGGCGCGACTTCATCGGAAAGGACTCCGTGGCGTTGATCCTCGGCGACAATATCTTCTACGGTGCGGGCCTCGGACGCAAGCTTGGCGCGAACACCGAACTCGACGGCGGCCTCGTCTTCGCGTACCACGTCAGCGACCCGGAGCGGTACGGCGTAGTGGAGTTCGACAAGGACAACGTGGCGATAAGCATCGAAGAAAAGCCCGCTAAGCCGCGCAGTAATTTCGCCGTGCCGGGCCTCTACTTTTACGACAACAGTGTGGTGGAAGTGGCCGCTGCGCTGAAGCCCAGCGCGCGCGGCGAATACGAGATCACCGACGTGAACAAGGAATACCTGAAACGCGGAAAACTGAAAGTGGAGATCCTCGATCGTGGCACCGCATGGTTGGACACCGGGACCTTCGCTTCGCTGATGCAGGCCGGCCAGTTCGTGCAGGTGATCGAGGAGCGCCAAGGCTTGCGCATCGGTTGCATCGAGGAAGTGGCCTTCAAAAAAGGCTGGATCGATGCGGAGCAGCTGAAGGCCGTGGCCACCCCATTGGTGAAGAGCGGCTATGGTGAATACTTGTTGAATTTGATCGGTTGA
- a CDS encoding MMPL family transporter has translation MWSWLAGRVLRNRIGILTVVGVLTAFMGYEATKVQMNYKHGGLLPKSDPAYGEYEHFLKTFSADGNVIVVATQGKELYTPANFKQWYELGNDLKEIPGIDSVFSEANLFTLVRNDSLQKFDVRKLMTALPTTQVQMDSLKRRIDDLPFYKGLLYNDSTKASLMMLFVNAKLFDTNDREQVIDALEKRVNEFSAATDLPVHESGLPWVRVKNTKLIKGDMPRYMLLSLAICALLLLLFFKSLRVMFICLGVVLMSVVWAFGCMALFGFGVTVLQSVIAPLVIVVGVPNCVFLVNAYHHEYAHHGNKAKSLQRMISRVGAASFMTNATTAAGFATFCVTYSDVLKQFGLIATIGIMVLWIFGLLLVPIIFSYMPAPKERHLSHLERRWLDRAVEKIVMLSKEHRTAIYIVTFCVTVVACFGMTKLKDESRIVDDLPADNPVITDLHFFERNFHGVMPLEILVDTEKKGGVLKSATLKRIDKLTDTLATYPEFSRPISIVDAVKFTRQAFYGGDPSRYGLLSSTDQRFMLPYLQNIGSGKGKGNATTGKAFIDSTRRTTRITVQMADVGTSRMDKILSKLRAQTDSIFPVDRYHVVFTGTSVVFLKGSSYLISNLITSLFWAIIIIVVLMALLFNSLRILIVALIPNMIPLIVTAGLMGFLHIPIKPSTMLVFGIALGIAVDNAIHFLARYRLEVKLTGGDLAKAVDNAVREVSVGIIYTSIILFAGFSMFAFSRFGGIQALGMLTTMTLLTAMLTNLLVLPSLVLSLNKRIMSKAFSEPLLEILDEEEDIELGALTVERHKDETTEQQ, from the coding sequence ATGTGGTCTTGGCTGGCTGGCCGTGTTTTGCGCAATCGTATCGGGATCCTCACGGTGGTCGGGGTCCTCACGGCCTTCATGGGCTACGAGGCTACAAAGGTGCAGATGAACTACAAGCACGGCGGACTGCTGCCCAAGTCCGACCCGGCCTACGGTGAATACGAGCACTTCCTGAAGACCTTCAGCGCGGACGGCAATGTGATCGTCGTGGCCACGCAGGGCAAAGAACTGTACACGCCTGCGAACTTCAAGCAGTGGTACGAGCTGGGGAATGACCTGAAAGAGATCCCTGGCATCGACAGCGTGTTCAGCGAGGCGAACCTCTTCACCTTGGTGCGCAACGACAGCCTGCAGAAATTCGACGTGCGGAAGTTGATGACCGCCCTGCCGACCACACAGGTGCAGATGGATTCGCTGAAGCGACGCATCGACGACCTGCCGTTCTACAAGGGCCTGCTCTACAACGACAGCACCAAGGCCAGCTTGATGATGTTGTTCGTGAACGCGAAGCTCTTCGACACGAACGACCGGGAGCAGGTGATCGACGCCCTGGAGAAACGCGTCAATGAGTTCTCCGCCGCCACGGACCTCCCGGTGCATGAAAGCGGATTGCCGTGGGTGCGCGTGAAGAACACAAAGCTCATCAAGGGCGACATGCCGCGCTACATGCTGCTGAGCTTGGCCATCTGCGCCTTGCTGCTGCTGCTCTTTTTCAAGTCGTTGCGCGTGATGTTCATCTGCCTCGGCGTGGTGCTGATGAGCGTAGTGTGGGCCTTCGGCTGCATGGCCTTGTTCGGCTTCGGTGTCACGGTTCTGCAGTCGGTGATCGCACCGTTGGTGATCGTGGTGGGCGTGCCCAATTGCGTGTTCTTGGTGAACGCGTACCACCACGAATACGCGCATCATGGCAACAAGGCGAAGTCCTTGCAGCGCATGATCAGCAGGGTGGGCGCCGCCAGCTTCATGACCAACGCCACCACGGCCGCTGGCTTCGCCACTTTCTGTGTCACCTATAGCGATGTGTTGAAGCAGTTCGGCCTCATCGCCACCATCGGCATCATGGTGCTGTGGATCTTCGGTCTGCTGCTGGTGCCCATCATCTTCAGCTACATGCCTGCGCCCAAGGAGCGCCACCTCAGCCACTTGGAACGCCGTTGGCTGGACCGCGCTGTCGAGAAGATCGTGATGCTCTCCAAAGAACATCGCACGGCGATCTACATCGTCACGTTCTGCGTCACGGTCGTGGCCTGTTTCGGTATGACGAAATTGAAGGACGAAAGCCGTATCGTGGACGACCTTCCAGCGGACAATCCGGTGATCACGGACCTGCACTTTTTCGAGCGGAACTTCCACGGCGTGATGCCATTGGAGATCCTGGTGGACACCGAGAAAAAGGGTGGCGTATTGAAAAGCGCCACGCTGAAGCGTATCGACAAGCTCACGGATACGCTGGCCACCTATCCGGAGTTCAGCCGTCCGATCAGCATCGTGGATGCCGTGAAGTTCACGCGGCAGGCTTTCTACGGAGGCGATCCGTCGCGCTATGGCCTGCTCAGTAGCACCGACCAGCGTTTCATGTTGCCTTACCTTCAGAACATCGGTAGCGGAAAGGGGAAAGGCAACGCCACAACAGGCAAAGCCTTTATCGACAGCACACGGAGGACCACGCGCATCACCGTACAGATGGCCGACGTGGGCACTTCGCGCATGGACAAGATCCTCTCCAAGCTGCGCGCACAGACTGACAGCATCTTCCCTGTTGACCGTTACCACGTGGTCTTCACCGGTACCAGTGTGGTCTTCCTCAAAGGCAGCAGCTACTTGATCAGCAACCTGATCACCAGTTTGTTCTGGGCCATCATCATCATCGTGGTGCTGATGGCGCTGCTGTTCAACTCGCTCCGCATCCTCATCGTGGCGTTGATCCCGAACATGATCCCGCTCATCGTCACCGCCGGGCTCATGGGCTTTCTGCACATCCCGATCAAGCCCAGTACCATGCTCGTGTTCGGCATTGCACTGGGCATCGCAGTGGACAATGCCATCCACTTCCTCGCCCGTTATCGCCTGGAGGTGAAGCTCACCGGAGGTGACCTGGCGAAAGCCGTGGACAATGCTGTGCGTGAGGTGAGTGTCGGGATAATCTACACGAGCATCATACTGTTCGCAGGTTTTTCCATGTTCGCCTTTTCGCGTTTCGGTGGCATCCAAGCGTTGGGCATGCTCACCACCATGACGCTGCTCACGGCCATGCTCACCAACCTGCTGGTGCTGCCCTCGCTGGTGCTTTCGTTGAACAAGCGCATCATGTCCAAGGCCTTCAGCGAGCCCTTGCTCGAGATCTTGGACGAAGAAGAGGACATTGAATTAGGCGCGCTCACCGTGGAACGCCATAAGGACGAAACGACAGAACAGCAATGA
- a CDS encoding carboxypeptidase-like regulatory domain-containing protein, which yields MPLIRSLVLCLALLGTLFASAQHVVTGRVLDAATREPLAFVPFVIEGTHIGTTSDIDGRFSLPVPQLPVTLRASYVGYDPLTITINDEKPVMVSLTASNTQLHTVEIAPTENPAHRIIRRVYADRKENDGMRYRSYRYTSYSKSVFDATSDMEKVMPKDTMADTGPDTTFMAASRDTTVADTAKTDSSTTKLLELLEHQHLFLIESATQKSFRPPSAEKETVLAMRVSGLKNPSFLAIAAQTATFSIYSPQIDIGDKSYLGPIGPSSTNKYYYHLEDTLYRGRDSVFVISYRPRTGTKFEGLKGLLYINTDGYAVQNVTAEPVEKDGISIRFQQKHERLPTADGGTAWFPVQLNTFVYFSGLSLNGLGIYGEGRIYLKDIELDVDVARKEVRGPELVMDKLSMRKDDAYWKGLRSDSLGAKDLRTYAMMDSLGEEEHFDRKLKALNALVSGRLPIGSVDLLLTRILNYNGYEGFRLGAGLATNDRITKYASLGGYFAYGFRDKNWKFGGDLTVKPLFGRDFHVKFSYENDVAETGGVDFPGRVSMFTPESYRMYYMDRMDRIESMAGEVMLRVGSSLKIWAGTERALRVNDIGYRYVKSAAEDVTLLRNDFLTGSVNLALRWALHERLARLPDREISLGTKWPIVYVQAMRSFQGLYDGEWETWRVNTMVEKTFKLRLVGDLSVQLLGGMADTEAPMPFLYNLRGTGGKLFQISTDNTFQTMRPNEFLADRYVSAHVRHSFGTLLLKGKHFRPKPSIFASAAFGEMQSPENHRGLEFSAMEKGYFETGLRIDDLYKANFIGLGVGAFYRIGPYAFPEASDNVALKLAVTVGF from the coding sequence ATGCCCTTGATCCGGTCACTTGTACTTTGCCTTGCACTTCTCGGAACGCTGTTCGCATCCGCACAGCACGTTGTTACGGGCCGCGTACTGGATGCCGCTACGCGCGAGCCGCTGGCCTTTGTACCCTTCGTCATCGAGGGCACGCACATCGGTACCACCTCGGACATCGATGGCCGCTTCTCGCTTCCCGTTCCGCAACTACCTGTGACCCTACGGGCCAGCTACGTGGGCTATGATCCCCTGACGATCACCATCAACGATGAGAAGCCCGTGATGGTGTCGCTCACCGCAAGCAACACGCAATTGCATACGGTGGAGATCGCTCCCACGGAGAACCCCGCGCACCGCATCATCCGCCGGGTGTACGCCGACCGCAAGGAGAACGACGGCATGCGCTACCGGAGCTACCGCTACACGAGCTACAGTAAGAGCGTGTTCGATGCAACCTCGGACATGGAGAAGGTAATGCCCAAGGACACGATGGCCGACACGGGACCGGACACCACCTTCATGGCCGCCTCACGGGATACCACGGTCGCGGACACCGCCAAAACGGACAGCTCCACCACCAAGTTGTTGGAGCTTCTTGAGCACCAGCACCTCTTCCTCATTGAAAGCGCGACGCAGAAAAGCTTCAGGCCACCCTCGGCCGAGAAGGAGACCGTGCTGGCCATGCGCGTCAGCGGCCTGAAGAACCCGTCGTTCCTGGCGATCGCGGCGCAGACCGCCACCTTCAGCATCTATTCGCCGCAGATCGACATCGGCGATAAAAGCTACCTCGGCCCCATCGGCCCGAGCAGCACCAACAAGTACTACTACCACTTGGAAGACACGCTTTACCGGGGGAGGGACAGTGTTTTCGTGATCAGCTACCGGCCACGCACGGGCACAAAATTCGAAGGACTGAAAGGCTTGCTCTACATCAATACGGACGGCTATGCGGTGCAGAACGTGACCGCGGAACCCGTGGAGAAAGACGGCATCAGCATCCGCTTTCAACAGAAGCACGAACGGCTGCCCACGGCGGACGGCGGCACCGCTTGGTTCCCGGTGCAGCTCAACACCTTCGTCTACTTCAGCGGCCTTAGCCTGAACGGTCTGGGGATCTACGGTGAGGGCCGCATCTACCTGAAGGACATCGAACTGGACGTGGACGTGGCGCGGAAAGAGGTGCGCGGCCCGGAGCTGGTGATGGACAAACTGAGCATGCGCAAGGACGATGCCTACTGGAAGGGATTGCGATCGGATTCCTTGGGCGCGAAGGACCTGCGCACTTATGCGATGATGGACAGCCTCGGCGAGGAGGAGCACTTCGACCGCAAGCTGAAGGCGCTCAATGCCCTGGTCTCCGGCCGACTGCCGATCGGCTCGGTGGACCTGTTGTTGACCCGGATATTGAACTACAACGGCTATGAGGGCTTCCGCTTGGGCGCCGGGCTGGCGACGAACGACCGGATCACCAAGTACGCCTCGCTCGGCGGCTACTTCGCATACGGCTTCAGGGACAAGAACTGGAAGTTTGGCGGCGACCTCACCGTGAAGCCGTTGTTCGGTCGGGACTTTCATGTGAAATTCAGCTACGAGAATGATGTGGCGGAGACCGGTGGCGTGGACTTCCCGGGCCGGGTCAGCATGTTCACTCCGGAGAGCTATCGGATGTATTACATGGACCGCATGGACCGCATCGAGAGCATGGCGGGGGAGGTGATGCTCCGTGTGGGCAGCTCCTTGAAGATCTGGGCGGGTACAGAGCGGGCATTGCGGGTGAACGACATCGGGTACCGGTATGTGAAATCCGCTGCGGAGGATGTGACCCTGCTGCGAAACGATTTCCTCACCGGCTCCGTCAACCTGGCCCTGCGCTGGGCCTTGCATGAACGCTTGGCGCGCCTGCCGGACCGGGAGATCTCCTTGGGGACGAAATGGCCGATCGTCTATGTGCAGGCCATGCGTTCCTTTCAAGGGCTGTACGATGGCGAATGGGAGACGTGGCGCGTGAACACCATGGTGGAGAAGACCTTCAAGCTCCGGCTGGTGGGCGACCTTTCGGTGCAGCTCTTGGGCGGCATGGCCGATACGGAAGCTCCGATGCCCTTCCTCTACAACTTGCGCGGAACGGGCGGCAAGCTGTTCCAGATCTCAACGGACAATACCTTCCAGACCATGCGCCCGAATGAGTTCTTGGCTGACCGCTATGTCTCGGCCCATGTGCGGCATTCCTTCGGCACGCTCTTGCTGAAAGGCAAGCACTTCAGGCCGAAGCCGAGCATTTTCGCCAGCGCCGCCTTCGGGGAAATGCAGTCCCCGGAAAACCATCGGGGTTTGGAGTTTTCGGCCATGGAGAAGGGCTATTTCGAGACCGGCCTCCGCATCGATGACCTCTACAAGGCGAATTTCATCGGTTTGGGCGTGGGCGCGTTCTACCGCATAGGGCCTTACGCATTTCCGGAGGCTTCGGACAATGTGGCGCTCAAGTTGGCGGTAACGGTAGGTTTTTGA
- a CDS encoding SPASM domain-containing protein, which yields MLPQLRDARLWSRALTARRARNAYGIWSSFREAKRTKVPHIKGMPISISIEPTTACNLRCPECPSGLRAFTRPTGNLKHGLFEKVIDELAQDLWALTFYFQGEPFINPGFLDMVKYASQQGIYTSTSTNAHFLDEAKAEATVRSGLSRLIISLDGTDQDTYSAYRKEGTLAAVIEGAERIVKWKKKLKSRTPHVVFQFLVVRPNEHQIPEARKLAKQIGVDDLWLKTAQIYDPKDDHPLIPVQDKYSRYKRNANGIWEVKNALDDHCWKMWHSCVITWDGRVVPCCFDKDAHYVLGDLSKQSFHEVWNGEAYNAFRATLLRSRSDIDMCRNCSEGSPVWA from the coding sequence ATGCTTCCCCAGCTCCGCGATGCCCGCCTCTGGTCCCGCGCGCTTACGGCGCGTCGTGCCCGGAACGCGTACGGTATCTGGAGCAGCTTCCGCGAGGCGAAACGCACGAAAGTGCCGCACATCAAGGGGATGCCGATCAGCATCAGCATCGAGCCCACCACCGCGTGCAACCTCCGTTGCCCCGAATGTCCAAGTGGGCTGCGTGCATTTACACGGCCCACCGGCAACCTCAAACACGGCCTTTTTGAAAAAGTGATCGATGAGCTGGCCCAAGACCTTTGGGCGCTCACGTTCTATTTTCAAGGCGAACCCTTCATCAATCCAGGCTTCTTGGACATGGTGAAGTATGCCAGCCAACAGGGCATCTACACCAGTACCAGCACCAATGCACATTTCCTCGATGAGGCCAAGGCCGAGGCTACCGTGCGCAGTGGGCTGTCACGGCTCATCATTTCGCTCGACGGCACCGATCAGGACACGTATTCCGCTTACCGTAAAGAAGGCACGTTGGCCGCGGTGATCGAAGGTGCCGAGCGCATCGTGAAGTGGAAGAAAAAACTGAAGAGCCGCACGCCCCACGTGGTGTTCCAATTCCTGGTGGTGAGGCCGAACGAGCACCAGATACCGGAAGCGCGCAAGCTCGCCAAGCAGATCGGCGTGGACGACCTGTGGCTGAAGACCGCACAGATCTACGACCCGAAGGACGATCATCCGCTGATCCCCGTGCAGGACAAGTATTCCCGATACAAGCGGAATGCGAACGGTATTTGGGAAGTGAAGAACGCCTTGGACGACCACTGCTGGAAGATGTGGCACAGCTGCGTGATCACCTGGGACGGCCGCGTGGTGCCCTGCTGTTTCGACAAGGACGCGCACTACGTACTGGGCGACTTGAGCAAGCAGAGCTTCCACGAGGTGTGGAACGGCGAGGCATACAACGCGTTCCGCGCTACGCTCTTGCGATCACGCAGCGACATTGACATGTGCCGCAACTGCAGCGAGGGCAGCCCTGTGTGGGCATAG
- the frr gene encoding ribosome recycling factor — MSDTASLIAQCEDLDRKAVDHLDNELVKIRAGRANPAMLEGIRVDYYGSEVPLTQVSNINTPDARTLLIQPWEKKMIDPIEKAIQAANLGFNPSNNGDNIIILVPMLTEDRRKDLVRAAKAEGEHAKVSIRGARQKAMEGIKKLQKDGLPEDGAKSAEAEVEKVTGIWNKKVDALIEAKETDILKV; from the coding sequence ATGAGCGATACAGCATCCCTGATAGCCCAATGCGAGGACCTCGACCGCAAGGCCGTTGACCATTTGGACAATGAACTGGTGAAGATCCGCGCCGGCCGTGCGAACCCCGCGATGCTGGAGGGTATCCGTGTGGACTACTACGGCAGCGAGGTGCCCCTGACGCAGGTGAGCAACATCAACACGCCGGACGCGCGTACGCTCTTGATCCAACCTTGGGAGAAGAAGATGATCGATCCGATCGAGAAGGCGATCCAGGCCGCGAACCTCGGCTTCAACCCCAGCAACAACGGGGACAACATCATCATCCTCGTGCCGATGCTCACCGAGGACCGGCGCAAGGACCTGGTGAGGGCGGCAAAGGCCGAGGGCGAGCATGCCAAAGTGAGCATACGCGGGGCGCGTCAGAAGGCCATGGAGGGCATCAAGAAGCTGCAGAAGGACGGCCTGCCCGAAGATGGTGCCAAAAGCGCGGAGGCCGAGGTGGAAAAGGTCACGGGCATCTGGAACAAGAAGGTGGACGCCTTGATCGAGGCGAAGGAGACGGATATCCTGAAGGTGTGA
- a CDS encoding UMP kinase: MSDPTPPRTYKRILLKLSGESLMGEQAYGISSARLKQYAEEIVAVSRSGVEVAIVVGGGNIYRGIQAAANGIDRVQGDHMGMLATMINSLALQSALEVAGQKTRLLSAIKMEQIAEPFIRRRAVRHLEKGRIVIFGSGTGNPYFTTDSAASLRAIEIEADVILKGTRVDGIYTADPEKDPTATRYERISFEEVYAKGLTVMDMTAFTLCRENKLPIIVFDMNKPGNLGKLISGEPLGTIVEF, translated from the coding sequence ATGAGCGACCCCACCCCCCCCCGCACGTACAAGCGCATCCTGTTGAAGCTTTCCGGAGAAAGCCTGATGGGCGAACAAGCCTACGGCATCAGCAGCGCAAGGCTGAAGCAATACGCGGAGGAGATCGTGGCCGTATCCCGCAGCGGTGTGGAAGTGGCCATTGTGGTAGGCGGCGGTAACATCTACCGGGGCATCCAGGCGGCCGCGAACGGCATCGACCGCGTGCAGGGGGACCACATGGGCATGCTGGCCACCATGATCAACAGCTTGGCGTTGCAGAGCGCCTTGGAGGTGGCGGGCCAGAAGACGCGGTTGCTGAGCGCGATCAAGATGGAGCAGATCGCGGAGCCCTTCATCCGCCGCCGGGCCGTGCGCCACTTGGAAAAAGGCCGCATCGTGATCTTCGGGTCCGGCACGGGCAATCCCTACTTCACCACCGACAGTGCCGCCAGCCTGCGGGCCATCGAGATCGAGGCGGACGTGATCCTCAAGGGCACCCGCGTGGACGGCATCTACACCGCCGACCCGGAAAAGGACCCCACTGCCACGCGCTATGAACGCATTTCCTTCGAGGAGGTCTACGCCAAGGGCCTTACAGTAATGGACATGACGGCCTTCACCCTGTGCCGCGAGAATAAGCTGCCCATCATCGTGTTCGACATGAACAAGCCGGGGAACCTTGGGAAGTTGATCAGCGGTGAGCCTTTGGGGACCATCGTTGAGTTTTAA
- a CDS encoding elongation factor Ts — MAITASEVNKLRQMTGAGMMDCKNALTEANGDFDAAIDVLRKKGQKVAAKRADRDAAEGLVLAKTSADAKKGMLVSVNCETDFVAKNADFSAMAETIAEIALKNMAADADALKALPFGNGLTVAEKLTEQTGVIGEKIDVNYCQPLEAEYVYAYNHPGNRVASLVGLNKVGHESVAKDVAMQVAAMGPIALDKSSTPQSVVEKELEIGKDLAIQEGKAPEMAEKIAQGRLNKFYKESTLLSQEFIKDNKMNVEQYVQKADKDLKVTGFKRHALGA, encoded by the coding sequence ATGGCCATTACCGCCTCTGAAGTGAACAAGCTGCGCCAAATGACGGGCGCCGGCATGATGGATTGTAAAAACGCCCTCACGGAGGCCAATGGCGACTTCGACGCTGCCATCGACGTCCTCCGGAAGAAGGGCCAGAAAGTGGCCGCCAAGCGCGCCGACCGCGACGCTGCTGAAGGACTGGTACTTGCCAAGACCAGCGCCGATGCCAAGAAAGGCATGTTGGTGAGCGTGAACTGCGAGACCGACTTCGTGGCCAAGAACGCTGACTTCAGCGCCATGGCGGAGACCATCGCCGAGATCGCGCTGAAGAACATGGCCGCCGATGCCGACGCGCTGAAAGCCCTGCCTTTTGGCAATGGCCTCACTGTTGCCGAGAAGCTTACCGAGCAGACCGGTGTGATCGGCGAAAAGATCGACGTGAATTACTGCCAGCCGCTCGAGGCGGAATACGTCTACGCTTACAACCACCCCGGCAACCGTGTGGCGAGCCTAGTGGGCTTGAACAAGGTCGGCCACGAAAGCGTGGCCAAGGACGTGGCCATGCAGGTGGCCGCCATGGGACCGATCGCCTTGGACAAGAGCAGCACGCCCCAAAGCGTGGTGGAGAAGGAATTGGAGATCGGCAAGGACCTCGCTATCCAAGAGGGCAAGGCCCCGGAAATGGCCGAGAAGATCGCCCAGGGCCGCCTGAACAAGTTCTACAAGGAAAGCACCCTGCTCTCCCAAGAGTTCATCAAAGACAACAAGATGAACGTGGAGCAATACGTGCAAAAGGCCGACAAAGACCTGAAGGTCACCGGCTTCAAGCGCCACGCATTGGGGGCTTGA